A part of Microbulbifer sp. MI-G genomic DNA contains:
- a CDS encoding YqiA/YcfP family alpha/beta fold hydrolase gives MRERLAANNPHIVFCAPQIPPYPSIARQSLLALLEGFLQSGDCGPVGLLGSSMGGFWCTYLGERLHLPAVLINPAVRPSRFMPAYVGQVLRPYNGGPQEYRLTESDVATMGRLEAELAQPLRSRYWLLAQRGDETLDCRDAEDFYRNQRQTVEAGGDHGFQGFARYCDPIVEFLFNQQ, from the coding sequence ATGCGTGAAAGACTCGCAGCCAATAATCCGCACATCGTATTCTGTGCGCCGCAAATCCCCCCCTACCCGTCCATCGCCCGGCAGTCACTGCTCGCTCTGCTGGAGGGCTTTTTGCAGTCAGGCGACTGCGGTCCGGTTGGGCTGCTGGGCAGTTCCATGGGGGGGTTCTGGTGCACCTACCTCGGTGAGCGCTTACACTTGCCGGCAGTGCTTATCAATCCTGCGGTGCGACCTTCCCGGTTTATGCCCGCCTATGTAGGGCAGGTATTGCGCCCCTACAACGGCGGGCCGCAGGAGTATCGCCTGACCGAGTCAGACGTTGCTACTATGGGCCGATTGGAAGCTGAGCTTGCCCAGCCCCTGCGCAGCCGCTACTGGCTGTTGGCCCAGCGGGGCGATGAGACACTGGATTGCCGCGATGCCGAAGATTTTTACCGGAACCAGCGCCAGACGGTCGAGGCAGGTGGTGACCACGGTTTTCAGGGCTTCGCCCGTTATTGCGATCCCATTGTCGAATTTCTATTTAACCAGCAGTAA
- a CDS encoding phosphodiesterase — MIREYNTPPPQGVASHRLIQITDPHIGSRPDYQLLGLDTGHSLNEVLSAVMATQPRAEALVVTGDVSANGSEASYCRFLQKIRALPIPWYWLPGNHDAGARMKRLAPNRSTEQIALGNWRLLFLDTSVEGQICGGLSEAQLERLQFLLWKSRAYPVMIMMHHQPVPVGSNWIDGHMLREGCEQLLLMVEGAAQVKALVWGHVHQQFDGSLGPIGLHATPSTSVQFTPGSGPFAVDDQMPGYRWFELRDDGTYTTGVERVAISKYFVDLASSGY; from the coding sequence GTGATTCGCGAGTACAATACGCCTCCCCCCCAAGGAGTGGCATCACATCGTCTGATTCAGATTACCGATCCACATATCGGCAGCAGACCGGATTACCAACTGTTGGGCCTGGATACCGGCCATTCACTCAATGAGGTATTGTCCGCCGTAATGGCTACCCAGCCCCGCGCAGAGGCTCTGGTTGTTACTGGAGATGTCAGTGCCAACGGCTCAGAGGCCTCTTACTGTCGTTTTTTGCAAAAAATCCGTGCTTTACCCATTCCCTGGTACTGGCTTCCCGGCAATCACGATGCTGGTGCGCGTATGAAGCGGTTGGCTCCAAACCGCAGCACCGAACAGATCGCCCTGGGCAACTGGCGGTTGTTATTTCTGGATACCAGTGTAGAGGGCCAGATTTGCGGTGGCCTGAGTGAAGCGCAATTGGAGCGCCTGCAATTTTTATTGTGGAAGAGTCGCGCTTATCCGGTCATGATCATGATGCATCACCAGCCGGTTCCCGTGGGCAGTAACTGGATCGATGGCCATATGCTGAGGGAGGGATGTGAGCAACTGTTGCTTATGGTGGAGGGCGCTGCCCAGGTAAAGGCCCTGGTCTGGGGCCATGTACATCAGCAGTTCGACGGCAGCCTCGGGCCGATCGGCCTGCACGCAACGCCTTCCACTTCAGTGCAGTTCACCCCCGGTAGCGGGCCTTTCGCGGTGGATGACCAAATGCCGGGCTATCGCTGGTTTGAACTGCGCGACGATGGCACTTACACCACGGGTGTGGAGCGTGTGGCCATCTCCAAATATTTTGTGGACCTCGCCTCTTCCGGTTACTGA
- a CDS encoding DUF1249 domain-containing protein has translation MTLLGEAEARQRKQAGLSSKGNGRAVYKVDLSSYHADCDANYLRLVRLLPGLPEKLLWRYQLPGGTLILKLAAHSRYTTEVSLGAEVNLGECRWLEPPNLTVRLYHDARMAEVITANGCGPLGGKGADAIYPNPRMQRADERPQTNRFLAEWLDYCLANASAEFDLVLDGRRF, from the coding sequence ATGACTCTATTGGGCGAGGCAGAAGCAAGGCAGCGCAAACAGGCAGGATTGTCATCAAAAGGCAATGGAAGGGCGGTGTATAAGGTCGACCTGTCGTCTTATCATGCGGATTGTGATGCTAACTATCTGCGCCTGGTCAGGTTGCTGCCGGGGCTGCCAGAGAAGCTGCTCTGGCGCTATCAGTTGCCCGGCGGCACCCTGATATTGAAACTCGCGGCACACTCCAGGTACACAACGGAAGTGTCTCTTGGCGCGGAGGTAAACCTCGGAGAGTGCCGCTGGCTGGAACCGCCGAATTTAACGGTGCGTCTCTACCACGATGCGCGCATGGCGGAGGTGATCACAGCCAATGGCTGCGGGCCACTGGGTGGTAAAGGCGCTGATGCCATTTATCCCAATCCCCGTATGCAACGGGCAGATGAGAGACCGCAAACCAACCGCTTTCTCGCAGAGTGGTTGGACTACTGTCTCGCAAATGCCAGCGCAGAATTTGATTTGGTGCTGGATGGCCGAAGATTTTGA
- a CDS encoding NUDIX domain-containing protein, translating to MQRDSSQEELAPEFSAESVQVVSRETVFKGFFTMLRLRLRHRLFRGGWSRIFERELFVRGPAVGVLLYDPERHQVALTEQFRIGALARAAGPWCLEVVAGMVEQGEDLQEVARREVREEAGLQVQELHFIHSYMPSPGGSSERLHLYCALVSLSGAEGCFGLQHENEDIRLRVFQADRLFEAMAGDFAPGESPVDNAATIICLQWLALHRDKLRGG from the coding sequence ATGCAAAGAGACAGTAGTCAAGAGGAGTTGGCTCCGGAATTTTCCGCGGAGTCTGTGCAAGTGGTTTCCAGGGAAACCGTTTTTAAAGGTTTTTTTACCATGTTGCGCCTGCGACTGCGCCACCGCCTGTTCCGCGGTGGCTGGAGCCGTATCTTTGAGCGGGAGCTGTTTGTTCGCGGCCCCGCTGTGGGGGTGTTGCTCTATGACCCCGAGCGCCACCAGGTGGCACTGACCGAACAATTTCGCATCGGTGCACTGGCGCGCGCGGCGGGGCCCTGGTGTCTGGAAGTGGTGGCCGGAATGGTGGAGCAAGGCGAGGATCTTCAGGAAGTGGCGCGGCGCGAGGTACGGGAAGAGGCGGGGTTACAGGTACAGGAGCTGCATTTTATTCACAGTTATATGCCCAGCCCGGGCGGCAGCTCGGAACGGCTGCATCTGTATTGCGCACTGGTGAGCTTGAGCGGGGCAGAGGGGTGCTTTGGCCTGCAACACGAGAATGAGGATATCCGCTTGCGGGTGTTTCAGGCGGACCGTCTGTTTGAGGCCATGGCGGGAGACTTTGCGCCTGGGGAGAGTCCCGTAGACAATGCGGCCACAATCATTTGCCTGCAGTGGCTGGCATTGCACCGGGACAAATTACGGGGGGGATGA
- a CDS encoding glycosyltransferase, with product MRVLNIAYQQLRRYGNTRVSWAQKLTLGLIKNDHNTQVFSDRDVAAFEAPLGIRDLGVRRARRRLLETIEAFEPDLVIAGHCDMIDNDTLLTIRKQQPGCLIAHCNNDPLFVPSNVKRIKYRAEVVDAVFVSTGRRELKLFEGFGARLYHMPNPVETSIENLNNAERTDLPIDLLFCSNSNQFTQRLQLVKNLRDALGDSLNFKTYGSFGEPPVWGRKYDRALSQTKMGLNLNRQDTHYWYSSARMAQLAGNGILPFTSDQLHFDELLPPESVVYFSDEQDLLEKIRRFHNDDARRQAWAARARAFFHSEMNSKLYAQYIVEATSLQPFSHDYVWARDITLDGTLK from the coding sequence ATGAGAGTGCTCAATATTGCCTACCAGCAGCTGCGACGCTACGGCAACACCCGGGTCAGCTGGGCGCAGAAGCTGACTTTAGGTCTGATCAAGAACGATCACAATACGCAGGTATTCAGTGACCGGGATGTGGCCGCCTTCGAAGCGCCACTCGGCATCCGCGACCTGGGTGTGCGCAGAGCCAGGCGGCGCCTGCTGGAAACCATCGAGGCATTTGAGCCCGACCTGGTGATCGCCGGCCACTGCGATATGATTGACAATGACACCCTGCTGACCATCAGGAAACAACAGCCGGGGTGCCTGATTGCACACTGTAACAACGATCCGCTGTTTGTACCCAGCAATGTGAAACGCATCAAATACCGCGCCGAAGTGGTCGATGCAGTTTTTGTCTCCACCGGGCGCCGGGAGCTGAAACTGTTCGAGGGTTTTGGCGCGCGTCTCTATCACATGCCCAACCCGGTCGAGACTTCGATCGAAAACCTGAATAATGCCGAGCGCACAGATCTGCCCATCGACCTGCTGTTTTGCAGTAACAGCAACCAGTTCACCCAGCGCCTGCAGCTGGTAAAAAACCTCAGGGATGCCCTGGGGGATTCACTGAACTTTAAAACCTACGGCAGCTTTGGCGAGCCGCCGGTTTGGGGCCGCAAGTATGATCGCGCATTGTCACAAACAAAAATGGGGTTGAACCTTAACCGCCAGGATACCCACTATTGGTATTCCTCCGCACGCATGGCACAGCTGGCCGGCAACGGCATACTGCCGTTCACCAGTGACCAATTGCACTTTGACGAACTCCTGCCGCCGGAGAGCGTGGTCTATTTCTCCGATGAGCAGGACCTGTTGGAGAAGATCCGCAGGTTTCACAATGACGACGCCAGGCGCCAGGCCTGGGCGGCGCGCGCCAGAGCCTTTTTCCACAGCGAGATGAACTCAAAGCTCTACGCGCAATATATCGTCGAAGCCACAAGCCTGCAGCCCTTCAGCCATGATTATGTCTGGGCCCGCGATATCACCCTCGACGGCACGCTGAAATAG
- a CDS encoding glycosyltransferase — protein sequence MSKQPIRVAQVLAGAEHGGAENFFVRLASGLNLRDEITQKAFIRNHDHRVQALRHNGVETEGFTFGGKLDFLGRRIYREALAHWQPDIVMTWMGRATIITPPAKNYLLVSRLGHYYNLKYYRHADYWIGISKGICRHMINGGIAEDRIFHIPNFADETPANPLPRNSFDTPVDKPLILAAGRLHINKGFDVLLHALTQTPNATLWLAGAGPEEKKLKALCHKLGLEARVRFLGWRTDVTRLMRTADLFVCPSRHEGLGSIVMESWAHRCPIVATDSQGPGEVITDGKSGLLTPIDDADALARAIKSVLDNPDLRQSLIENASDVYAKGYSKQSIVAAYIDLYDKLMRRGHGQR from the coding sequence ATGAGTAAACAGCCAATTCGAGTGGCTCAGGTCCTCGCCGGTGCCGAGCATGGTGGTGCAGAAAATTTTTTTGTCCGCCTGGCAAGCGGGCTGAATCTGCGCGACGAAATTACGCAAAAGGCCTTTATTCGCAACCATGACCACCGCGTACAGGCACTGCGCCATAACGGGGTTGAAACCGAGGGGTTTACATTTGGCGGCAAGCTGGACTTTCTCGGCAGGCGAATTTATCGCGAGGCACTTGCGCACTGGCAGCCGGATATTGTCATGACCTGGATGGGGCGGGCCACCATCATTACACCCCCTGCCAAAAACTACCTGTTGGTCAGCCGTCTCGGCCACTACTACAACCTGAAGTACTATCGCCATGCAGACTACTGGATCGGGATCAGCAAGGGCATCTGCCGGCATATGATCAACGGGGGCATTGCCGAGGATCGTATTTTTCACATTCCCAATTTCGCGGATGAAACTCCGGCCAATCCACTGCCCCGCAACAGTTTCGATACACCGGTAGACAAACCCTTGATCCTCGCCGCAGGGCGCCTGCATATCAACAAGGGATTTGATGTCCTGTTGCACGCGCTCACACAAACCCCCAATGCCACCCTGTGGCTCGCCGGTGCTGGCCCCGAGGAAAAAAAGCTCAAAGCCCTGTGCCACAAGTTGGGCCTGGAAGCGCGGGTACGTTTCCTGGGCTGGCGCACGGATGTCACCCGTTTAATGCGCACCGCCGATCTGTTTGTGTGTCCGTCACGGCACGAGGGCCTGGGCTCTATCGTTATGGAGTCCTGGGCGCACCGCTGCCCGATCGTGGCCACCGATTCCCAGGGCCCCGGCGAAGTCATCACCGATGGCAAGAGTGGGCTGCTCACCCCCATCGACGATGCCGATGCCCTCGCCAGGGCGATCAAGTCGGTACTGGACAACCCGGATCTGCGCCAAAGCCTGATTGAGAACGCCTCGGACGTCTATGCAAAGGGCTATTCCAAGCAGTCTATCGTGGCCGCCTATATCGATCTCTACGACAAACTGATGCGGCGGGGGCATGGGCAACGCTAA
- a CDS encoding DUF4136 domain-containing protein, with the protein MRPLITGLFSLLLLLGCQEMQVEHANTGAQPVAFSTYKWGVSPLSEVPDVSAQLVELDEEMRDTVAAQLEQRGYRRVDEDQYADMVVDYQVALVDEFFSGDTRDPSWDKQFDSNAPQDVVELPPLTDAPLVVMSVGIGPPGGIVIWGGSASEILTRPDSVEQRQRLISKGVSELLRDLPPAYQ; encoded by the coding sequence ATGCGCCCTTTAATCACAGGTCTATTCTCGCTGTTACTACTGCTCGGGTGCCAGGAAATGCAGGTGGAGCATGCCAATACGGGAGCGCAGCCGGTGGCTTTTTCCACGTATAAATGGGGCGTGTCACCCCTGAGTGAGGTTCCTGACGTCTCGGCGCAGCTGGTGGAACTGGATGAGGAGATGCGCGATACGGTGGCGGCGCAACTGGAGCAGCGCGGTTACCGCAGGGTGGATGAGGACCAGTACGCGGATATGGTGGTGGATTATCAGGTTGCCCTGGTGGATGAGTTTTTCTCCGGGGATACCAGAGACCCCAGTTGGGACAAGCAGTTTGACAGCAACGCGCCCCAGGACGTTGTGGAGTTGCCACCCCTCACCGATGCGCCGCTGGTGGTGATGAGTGTGGGCATTGGTCCCCCGGGCGGGATCGTGATCTGGGGGGGCAGTGCCAGCGAAATATTGACGCGTCCAGATAGCGTTGAGCAACGCCAGCGTTTGATCAGCAAGGGGGTGAGCGAGCTGCTGCGGGACCTGCCGCCGGCTTATCAGTAA
- a CDS encoding PqiB family protein, with protein MADTLPPPNNASADAHLDSGAQRGLVRSDKGLPLVWILPLVAGLIAVWLLYQNVSEGDVRASILFLSGDGLVKGKTVVKYSGVDIGVVQEVRLVPNAKALHGADGVMAEVSLNRSAEYLLVEGTKFWVVKPELSITGISGLETLLSGNYIAVESGSGKRKRSFVALDRPPAFIRGDGLRVMLKSRRLGSLSRGSPVYFRQLRVGQVADYRLDRDGSEVSIELFIRREYADLVHRGSRFWNSSGISIEGGISGINVTLESLAALFAGGVSFYTPESQRQSPLAVNGTEFKLYKNFTAADAGIAVTLNFNRGVSVTPGNTKVYYQGIRVGEVSDAKANSRMDGMEVKVLMDPVTDDLLSENTRFWLAPPTFDLSGGLNSLIKGNRIEVDLRRGQRSQRIFSASASAPPRDLRTPGLHLRLTARNPGSLQRGAPVYFRRIEVGKVQGMELHGNGEGVEVYVVIEPRYAHLVKQGTRFWNISGLRASASLSEGVELEADSLMSLLRGGVAFGIRREDHEKGVQAVNGDQFPLYSSREAALEEGIEIDITLPSAQGLKTGAPLRYKGVQVGEITRLYLDGDLEEVRVRAKLYQRGESFARAGTRIWVVSPQIGIGKVAHLETLVTGRYLALEPGTGPPQTQFYAQLEAPRADLTDTMHRPGLTVILDAARRGSLVAGSPVYYRQVQVGEVTGFALGEQADRVYIYVYIEPHYQPLVRQHTVFWNASGVEVNFGLRSGLNIDTESAQALWRGGIAFATPEPPFMGFEVESGSHFPLYPRAEPEWHRWSPKITLYDTAEPEK; from the coding sequence ATGGCTGATACGCTGCCCCCGCCCAACAATGCTAGCGCAGACGCACACCTGGATAGCGGAGCCCAGCGGGGGCTGGTGCGCAGTGACAAAGGGCTGCCCCTGGTCTGGATCTTGCCGCTGGTGGCCGGACTGATCGCGGTCTGGCTCCTCTACCAGAACGTGTCCGAGGGGGACGTGCGGGCCAGCATTCTGTTTCTGTCCGGCGATGGCCTGGTGAAAGGGAAAACGGTGGTGAAATACTCCGGCGTGGATATCGGTGTTGTGCAGGAGGTGCGCCTGGTGCCGAATGCCAAAGCCCTGCACGGTGCCGATGGTGTTATGGCGGAGGTCAGTCTCAACCGCAGTGCGGAATATCTGCTCGTGGAAGGCACGAAATTCTGGGTGGTCAAGCCGGAACTGTCCATAACCGGCATCAGTGGCCTGGAGACCCTGCTCTCGGGTAATTACATCGCGGTCGAATCCGGAAGTGGTAAGCGCAAGCGCAGCTTTGTGGCTCTGGATCGGCCGCCGGCTTTTATCCGTGGCGATGGCTTGCGCGTGATGCTCAAATCCCGTCGCCTGGGATCGCTCAGCCGGGGATCGCCGGTGTACTTTCGCCAGTTGCGTGTTGGGCAGGTGGCGGATTACCGCCTGGATCGGGACGGCTCGGAAGTCAGCATAGAACTGTTTATACGCCGCGAATACGCCGATCTGGTACACCGGGGCAGCCGGTTCTGGAACAGCTCCGGTATTTCCATTGAAGGGGGGATCAGTGGAATCAATGTCACGCTCGAATCCCTCGCTGCCCTGTTTGCCGGAGGGGTCAGTTTTTATACTCCGGAGTCCCAGCGCCAGTCCCCCCTGGCGGTCAATGGGACAGAGTTCAAGCTGTATAAAAATTTTACTGCGGCAGATGCGGGGATTGCTGTCACGCTGAATTTTAACCGGGGTGTCAGTGTGACACCCGGCAATACCAAAGTCTATTACCAGGGCATCCGGGTTGGGGAGGTCAGCGATGCAAAAGCCAACAGCCGTATGGACGGGATGGAGGTCAAGGTACTGATGGACCCGGTGACGGATGATTTGCTCAGCGAAAACACCCGCTTTTGGCTGGCGCCACCCACATTTGATCTCAGCGGCGGCCTGAATAGCCTGATCAAGGGCAACCGCATTGAGGTGGACTTGCGCCGGGGGCAGCGTTCCCAGCGTATATTTTCCGCCAGCGCCTCGGCACCGCCCAGGGATCTTCGCACCCCGGGGCTGCATTTGCGTCTCACTGCGCGAAATCCCGGTTCCTTACAGCGCGGTGCCCCGGTCTATTTTCGCCGCATAGAAGTCGGCAAGGTCCAGGGCATGGAGCTGCATGGGAATGGTGAGGGGGTTGAGGTCTATGTGGTGATTGAACCGCGTTACGCGCACCTGGTGAAACAGGGGACGCGCTTTTGGAATATCAGTGGCCTGCGCGCCAGTGCCAGTTTGAGTGAAGGGGTGGAACTGGAGGCGGACTCCCTAATGTCGCTACTGCGTGGCGGGGTGGCCTTTGGTATCCGGCGCGAGGATCATGAAAAGGGTGTGCAGGCAGTAAATGGCGATCAGTTTCCGCTCTACAGCAGCCGTGAGGCAGCATTGGAAGAGGGCATTGAAATTGATATCACGCTCCCCAGTGCGCAGGGGTTAAAAACGGGGGCGCCACTGCGTTATAAAGGCGTTCAGGTGGGAGAAATCACCCGCTTGTATTTGGATGGAGATCTGGAAGAGGTGCGGGTGCGTGCCAAACTGTATCAGCGCGGTGAAAGTTTTGCCCGTGCCGGTACGCGTATCTGGGTGGTGTCGCCGCAAATCGGTATCGGTAAAGTCGCGCATCTGGAAACGCTGGTGACCGGTCGCTACCTGGCCCTGGAGCCGGGTACGGGGCCACCACAGACACAATTTTATGCGCAACTGGAAGCACCGCGAGCCGATCTCACCGATACCATGCATCGGCCGGGGCTCACTGTCATACTGGATGCGGCCAGGCGCGGTTCCCTTGTGGCGGGCAGTCCCGTGTATTACCGTCAGGTCCAGGTGGGGGAGGTCACCGGGTTTGCTCTGGGAGAACAGGCGGATCGGGTTTATATCTATGTATATATTGAGCCACACTACCAACCCCTGGTGCGCCAGCACACAGTATTTTGGAACGCCAGTGGCGTGGAAGTGAATTTTGGTCTCAGAAGTGGCCTCAATATCGATACGGAATCCGCCCAGGCCCTATGGCGGGGTGGAATCGCCTTTGCCACGCCGGAGCCGCCCTTTATGGGATTCGAGGTAGAATCTGGCAGCCATTTCCCACTGTACCCGCGGGCCGAGCCGGAATGGCATCGCTGGAGCCCCAAGATAACGTTGTACGATACCGCCGAGCCGGAAAAATAA
- a CDS encoding paraquat-inducible protein A — protein MSAPYKAFKQGLTSCLCCHQLIILPAAGRCRCPRCGARVHGRIDGSLMLTWALTITGALLLLPANILPVMTVTYLGAGEPNTIISGVMQLYNAGMWGIALVVFAASIAIPVMKLLGLALLLVQIQLRIPFDPLQAMKIYRVVSGIGRWSLLDLFILSILVALVDMGFVAQVDAGPGSTAFAAVVVITMTAARTFDPRLIWDVRDGDRGNTAVVPQAAHRSAAENG, from the coding sequence ATGAGCGCGCCCTACAAGGCTTTCAAGCAGGGGCTGACCAGCTGCCTCTGCTGTCACCAACTGATTATTTTGCCGGCCGCTGGCCGCTGTCGCTGCCCCCGCTGTGGTGCGCGGGTCCATGGGCGCATTGACGGCAGCCTGATGCTCACCTGGGCATTGACGATCACCGGGGCACTGCTGTTGCTGCCGGCAAATATACTGCCGGTCATGACCGTGACTTATCTCGGTGCCGGCGAACCCAACACCATTATCAGCGGAGTCATGCAGTTGTATAACGCGGGCATGTGGGGTATTGCACTGGTTGTTTTTGCCGCCAGTATTGCCATACCGGTGATGAAATTACTGGGTCTGGCCCTGCTCCTGGTGCAAATACAGCTGCGCATTCCCTTTGACCCGCTGCAGGCGATGAAAATCTACCGGGTGGTATCCGGCATAGGGCGCTGGTCTCTGCTGGACCTGTTTATCCTCTCGATTTTGGTGGCCCTGGTGGATATGGGATTTGTTGCCCAGGTAGATGCCGGTCCTGGCAGTACCGCGTTTGCCGCGGTGGTGGTTATCACCATGACCGCGGCGCGGACTTTTGATCCCCGCCTGATCTGGGATGTTCGTGATGGGGACCGGGGTAACACGGCTGTAGTGCCCCAGGCGGCACACAGGAGTGCCGCAGAAAATGGCTGA
- a CDS encoding paraquat-inducible protein A, with translation MEPVRSVEPIYWQRACHECDLLLSGDPAPPGRALVCPRCHCTLQRGTNRGIYPTIALSLTGLLLFVPSASLPLLTFSLFSLGAENTLLNGVDALYQGGFMWLSALVLFCSVLAPLAKFLLLLFLCCGSAWGLLDRPVANAVRWYQHIKDWGMLDVYMLGLLVALVKLRDLGQLEVEPGLYCFGAMMLVANLASLSFDQNAIWQRLAQRRAARGAGR, from the coding sequence ATGGAACCGGTGCGCAGCGTAGAGCCGATATACTGGCAGCGTGCCTGTCACGAATGTGATCTGTTGTTGAGCGGAGACCCGGCACCGCCCGGCCGGGCGCTGGTTTGTCCGCGCTGCCACTGCACCCTGCAACGGGGTACCAATCGGGGGATTTATCCCACCATCGCACTCAGCCTGACCGGACTGCTGCTGTTTGTGCCCTCTGCCAGCCTACCGCTGCTGACATTCTCTTTATTCTCCCTTGGGGCTGAAAACACCCTGCTGAACGGGGTTGATGCCCTGTACCAGGGCGGCTTTATGTGGCTGTCGGCACTGGTTTTGTTTTGCAGTGTGCTGGCGCCATTGGCGAAGTTTTTGCTGTTGTTGTTTCTCTGTTGCGGTAGTGCCTGGGGGCTGCTCGATCGCCCGGTTGCCAATGCGGTGCGCTGGTATCAGCACATCAAAGACTGGGGCATGCTGGATGTGTATATGCTGGGCCTGTTGGTGGCGCTGGTGAAACTGCGGGATCTCGGCCAATTGGAAGTGGAGCCGGGACTCTACTGCTTTGGCGCCATGATGCTGGTAGCCAATCTGGCCTCCCTCAGTTTTGACCAGAACGCCATCTGGCAGCGCTTGGCACAGCGCCGCGCAGCCCGTGGGGCAGGGAGATGA
- a CDS encoding TolC family outer membrane protein yields MKRSHRPEPQGRPLRPLKTLLAAALLGLGALQAQADTLWDIYTQALDNDQQLAADRAAYHAGIEAKNQFRAALLPQVNATVQAARVDTDNSSNASTVVGDRFATPPDIVDFFLRSTGTTQNRTYNANLSQAIFNAPAWFDYQQGKKQTEQATAEFSANQQGMMIRVATAYFDVLRAYDVLEAAIAEEQALAKQLEQTQQRFEVGLTAITDVYDSQAAYDSSVARRLTAQDDLLSDFDALSVLTGGYHDAVAPLNAGFQVAAPVPAERADWVEFALANNFELKAARLNAEAARYNARSAASEHLPTLTGTLTYNKFTSNGEIREKYRDFRGEAITNFPRDLDNRDTTAALTLDIPIYTGGLLSANRRQARNLSFQAQDLRNLTERNTIQTTRTLHRAVVTDVSRVSARQQAVVSAKSALDATQAGYEVGTRNIVDVLLAQRTLFQSQTDYANALYDYILNTLNLKQVAGLLSPKDLQELDAMLNPERTVPRVAEPNPTRPPASSR; encoded by the coding sequence ATGAAAAGAAGTCATCGCCCAGAGCCACAGGGGCGCCCGTTGCGACCACTGAAGACACTGCTCGCCGCCGCCCTGTTGGGCCTCGGCGCCCTCCAGGCCCAGGCCGATACCCTGTGGGATATCTATACCCAGGCCCTGGACAACGACCAGCAACTCGCCGCAGACCGCGCTGCCTACCATGCGGGGATTGAGGCCAAGAATCAATTCCGTGCGGCATTGTTGCCGCAGGTCAATGCCACTGTTCAGGCGGCAAGGGTGGATACGGATAACTCCAGCAATGCCTCAACCGTTGTGGGAGATCGTTTTGCTACCCCACCAGATATCGTGGACTTCTTTCTAAGGTCAACGGGAACCACTCAAAACAGAACCTACAACGCGAATTTGTCCCAGGCAATCTTTAACGCCCCCGCCTGGTTCGATTACCAGCAGGGCAAAAAGCAGACCGAACAAGCCACCGCAGAGTTCAGCGCCAACCAGCAGGGCATGATGATCCGTGTGGCCACCGCCTATTTCGATGTACTCCGCGCCTACGATGTGCTGGAAGCAGCCATCGCCGAGGAGCAGGCCCTGGCCAAGCAACTGGAGCAGACCCAGCAGCGCTTTGAGGTGGGCCTGACCGCGATTACGGATGTCTACGATTCCCAGGCCGCCTATGACAGTTCAGTCGCGCGCCGTCTCACCGCCCAGGACGACCTGCTCAGTGATTTCGATGCCCTGTCGGTACTGACCGGCGGCTACCACGACGCCGTGGCGCCATTGAATGCCGGGTTCCAGGTGGCGGCGCCGGTACCGGCGGAGCGCGCCGACTGGGTGGAGTTTGCCCTGGCCAACAACTTTGAACTCAAGGCCGCACGGCTCAATGCCGAGGCAGCCCGCTACAATGCCCGTTCCGCAGCCAGTGAACACCTGCCCACACTTACTGGAACACTGACCTATAACAAGTTCACCTCAAATGGCGAAATACGTGAAAAATATCGGGACTTCAGAGGAGAGGCAATTACAAACTTTCCTCGGGATTTGGACAATCGAGACACCACTGCAGCGCTCACCCTGGATATCCCAATCTATACGGGCGGGCTACTCAGCGCCAATCGTCGCCAGGCCCGCAACCTGTCTTTCCAGGCCCAAGATCTGCGCAACCTGACCGAGCGCAATACCATCCAGACCACCCGCACCCTGCACCGCGCGGTAGTTACCGACGTTTCCCGGGTTTCGGCCCGCCAGCAGGCGGTGGTCTCCGCCAAAAGCGCCCTGGACGCTACCCAGGCGGGCTACGAGGTGGGCACCCGCAATATCGTCGATGTCCTGCTGGCGCAGCGCACCCTGTTCCAGTCCCAGACCGACTATGCCAATGCGCTTTACGACTATATTCTCAACACCCTGAACCTCAAGCAGGTCGCCGGTCTGCTGTCCCCCAAGGACCTGCAGGAGCTGGACGCCATGCTGAATCCCGAGCGCACTGTGCCCCGGGTTGCCGAACCCAACCCCACCCGCCCGCCGGCATCCTCCCGATAA